A genomic region of Thermococcus sp. JdF3 contains the following coding sequences:
- a CDS encoding FAD-binding oxidoreductase, whose amino-acid sequence MPSKELPGRSDIVIIGGGIVGVTLAHELAKRGEEVTVIEKRFIGSGSTFRCGTGIRQQFNDEANVQVMKRSVELWKKYSEEYGFSFEQTGYLFLLYDDDEVEEFKRNIAIQNRFGVPTRLITPEEAKEIVPLLDISEVVAASWNPTDGKADPFHATAKFALHAEEFGARLVEYTEVKDFIVENGEIKGLKTSRGTIKTGTVINATNAWAKLINAMAGIKTHIPIEPYKHQAVITQPIKKGSIRPMVISFKYGHAYLTQTAHGGVVGGVGYELGPTYDLNPTYEFLREVSYYFTKIIPALRELLILRTWAGYYAKTPDSNPAIGKIEELSDYYIAAGFSGHGFMMAPAVAEMVADLVTKGRTSLPVEWYDPYRFERGELRGEALQMG is encoded by the coding sequence ATGCCGAGTAAAGAGCTCCCCGGGAGGAGCGATATCGTCATCATCGGTGGCGGGATAGTCGGGGTAACGCTCGCCCATGAGCTGGCGAAGCGAGGGGAGGAGGTCACTGTCATAGAGAAGCGCTTCATAGGTTCGGGCTCTACCTTCCGCTGTGGAACCGGCATAAGGCAGCAGTTCAACGATGAAGCGAACGTCCAGGTTATGAAGCGCTCCGTCGAGCTGTGGAAGAAATACAGCGAGGAGTACGGCTTCTCCTTCGAGCAGACCGGCTACCTCTTCCTGCTCTACGACGATGACGAGGTCGAGGAGTTCAAGCGGAACATAGCGATTCAGAACCGCTTCGGCGTCCCGACGAGGCTCATAACGCCGGAGGAAGCCAAGGAGATAGTCCCTCTCCTGGACATCAGTGAGGTGGTAGCTGCTTCCTGGAACCCGACCGACGGAAAGGCCGACCCCTTCCACGCGACCGCCAAGTTCGCCCTCCATGCGGAGGAGTTCGGGGCCAGGCTGGTTGAATACACCGAGGTCAAGGACTTCATCGTCGAGAACGGCGAGATAAAGGGCCTGAAGACCAGCAGGGGAACCATAAAGACGGGCACCGTCATAAACGCCACCAACGCCTGGGCGAAGCTCATCAACGCGATGGCCGGGATAAAGACCCACATCCCGATAGAGCCCTACAAGCACCAGGCCGTCATCACACAGCCCATAAAGAAGGGCTCCATAAGGCCGATGGTCATCTCCTTCAAGTACGGCCACGCCTACCTGACCCAGACGGCCCACGGTGGCGTAGTCGGAGGAGTCGGCTACGAGCTGGGGCCAACTTATGACCTCAACCCGACCTACGAGTTCCTCCGCGAGGTCAGCTACTACTTCACCAAGATCATCCCCGCCCTTAGGGAGCTCCTCATACTGAGGACGTGGGCGGGTTACTACGCGAAAACGCCTGACAGCAACCCGGCGATAGGAAAGATCGAGGAGCTGAGCGACTACTACATTGCCGCCGGTTTCTCCGGCCACGGCTTCATGATGGCCCCAGCGGTGGCTGAGATGGTGGCGGACCTTGTGACGAAGGGGAGAACGTCCCTCCCGGTTGAGTGGTACGACCCCTACCGCTTCGAGAGGGGGGAGCTTAGGGGAGAGGCCCTTCAGATGGGGTGA
- a CDS encoding FAD-dependent oxidoreductase: MRPLDLTEKDPSKRITIHFEGKPYEAYEGEKITVALLANGVYWLTTSTEGRKRGAFTFGPVPMVVDRTKNINARKTKVRDGMRLERQGYGDFQETVEIDEGKPVGRLVVDVAVIGGGPAGIGTVLEVQEHLTVAIIEEKGWLGGDLWLKGLPQEGFGEKKPQEVVNELVGKFNENVRVFKGTIALGVFDKGEYFLVPIVTGQNQLIEIMAKRVVLAVGAVDNIHLFENNDYPGVFRRSDALEVLNVWGVAPGRKVAVVGSKPEEITAELDRWGIKYITVPNPKRVEGREKVERLIDTNGNSYEVDAVIMAEGRRPDINPPTQAGGKLVFRHGYYTPVLDSKNRIRDGIYVAGSAASIKPHYANYIEGRLVGAYILREFGFEAEPCIYAERLGDYEPEAVQVQRIDFGNLNLEDVQICGCDVSLGKVDDVVKSGITDLQIIKRLTHLAMGFCQGRFCLFNGAVVVSQRTGTPMDRLDIPVARPPLKNIRMKVTAEGVEEYAE, from the coding sequence ATGAGACCGCTCGACCTGACCGAGAAGGACCCTTCTAAGAGGATCACCATCCACTTTGAAGGAAAACCCTACGAGGCCTACGAGGGAGAAAAGATTACCGTCGCACTCCTCGCTAACGGGGTGTACTGGCTCACCACCAGCACGGAGGGACGGAAAAGGGGAGCCTTCACCTTCGGCCCGGTGCCGATGGTGGTGGACAGAACCAAAAACATCAACGCCCGCAAGACCAAGGTTCGTGACGGCATGAGGCTGGAGAGGCAGGGCTATGGGGACTTTCAGGAAACCGTGGAAATCGACGAGGGCAAGCCGGTTGGAAGACTGGTCGTAGATGTGGCCGTCATCGGCGGCGGCCCGGCGGGAATAGGGACTGTCCTAGAGGTCCAGGAACACCTCACCGTCGCCATAATAGAGGAGAAGGGCTGGCTCGGCGGCGACCTCTGGCTTAAGGGCCTTCCGCAGGAGGGTTTTGGAGAGAAGAAGCCCCAGGAGGTCGTTAATGAGCTTGTCGGGAAATTCAACGAGAACGTCCGGGTTTTCAAGGGCACGATAGCCCTCGGGGTCTTCGACAAGGGCGAGTACTTCCTCGTGCCGATAGTCACTGGACAGAACCAGCTCATCGAGATAATGGCCAAGCGCGTCGTTCTGGCAGTTGGGGCGGTCGACAACATTCACCTCTTCGAGAACAACGACTATCCCGGAGTTTTCAGGAGGAGCGACGCCCTGGAGGTTCTCAACGTCTGGGGAGTTGCGCCTGGAAGGAAGGTCGCGGTCGTGGGTAGCAAGCCGGAGGAGATAACCGCGGAGCTTGACCGCTGGGGCATCAAGTACATCACAGTTCCAAACCCCAAGCGCGTTGAGGGCAGGGAAAAGGTCGAGAGGCTCATAGACACGAACGGGAATTCCTACGAGGTCGATGCCGTCATAATGGCCGAGGGAAGGAGGCCCGACATCAACCCGCCGACCCAGGCAGGCGGGAAGCTGGTCTTCAGGCACGGCTACTACACCCCCGTCCTCGATTCCAAGAACAGAATCCGCGACGGCATCTACGTGGCCGGGAGCGCCGCCAGCATAAAGCCCCACTACGCGAACTACATTGAGGGCAGGCTCGTCGGGGCGTACATCCTCAGGGAATTCGGCTTTGAGGCGGAGCCGTGCATCTACGCGGAGAGGCTGGGGGATTACGAACCGGAGGCGGTGCAGGTTCAGAGAATAGACTTCGGGAACCTTAACCTTGAGGACGTCCAGATATGCGGGTGCGACGTCTCGCTCGGGAAGGTGGACGACGTCGTGAAGTCGGGCATAACCGACCTGCAGATAATCAAGCGCCTAACGCATTTAGCGATGGGCTTCTGCCAGGGCCGCTTCTGCCTCTTTAACGGCGCGGTTGTGGTTTCGCAGAGGACTGGAACGCCGATGGACCGGCTGGACATACCCGTCGCGAGGCCGCCCCTTAAGAACATTAGAATGAAGGTCACCGCCGAGGGGGTGGAGGAGTATGCCGAGTAA
- a CDS encoding sodium/proline symporter: protein MNSGILLGFLVYLALLAYIGWWANRYTKTEDQYFVGGRKVHVLAATLSDKASDFSGWLMLGYPGAAFSSGLGAFWAGIGCLFGTLADYVLIGPRLRIYAGKFRAITVPDYLEARLKDDTRLIRILSALIIVIFMTAYVAAQFTAGGKTFAEGFGISDNTGIIITVIILTAYVITGGFFAVVWTDVVQAMFMLLTLIIVPFLALSEIGGFDKATAIIASADPNLLHPFGGATGIAAIVFAIGYASWIVGYLGQPHIVTRYMSVEDPRKLRRPGIFISGTWTILVLWGAFFAGFLGFAMYHAGMLQVSDPEKVIPAMAVELMPSWLAGFVIAGIISAVMSTADSQLLVASSAIARDFYHKVLGRELGKKQMVNISRLVVAGVALVGLWFALSGPKVIYQMVATAWGGLAVGFGPILVLSLWWKRTTKEGAIVGMAYGLISEVIFEAKIYGWAFNPDAPGFFGTIGGWFNGIPVFFINFFVTLIVIITVSLLTKPPEDVVRLHEEIFRKVSIEGTGKKSVTETRAKSQVENVAEFVLTRGIV from the coding sequence ATGAACAGCGGAATTCTCCTTGGGTTCCTGGTGTACCTAGCCCTCCTGGCCTACATAGGCTGGTGGGCCAACCGCTACACCAAGACGGAAGACCAGTACTTCGTTGGCGGGAGGAAGGTGCACGTCCTCGCCGCAACCCTATCGGACAAGGCGAGCGACTTCTCGGGCTGGTTGATGCTCGGTTATCCGGGTGCAGCGTTCTCCAGCGGCCTCGGTGCTTTCTGGGCCGGAATCGGCTGTCTCTTCGGTACCCTCGCCGATTACGTCCTTATCGGGCCCAGGTTGAGGATATACGCCGGTAAATTCAGAGCAATAACTGTCCCCGATTACCTTGAGGCTCGCTTAAAGGACGACACCAGACTGATAAGAATCCTGAGCGCGCTGATAATCGTCATCTTCATGACCGCCTATGTTGCCGCCCAGTTCACCGCGGGTGGAAAGACCTTCGCTGAGGGCTTCGGCATAAGCGACAACACCGGAATCATCATAACCGTCATCATCCTGACGGCATACGTTATCACCGGTGGATTCTTTGCCGTCGTCTGGACCGACGTCGTTCAGGCAATGTTCATGCTGCTGACGCTCATTATAGTGCCGTTCCTTGCGCTCTCGGAGATAGGCGGCTTCGATAAGGCCACGGCGATAATAGCCAGCGCGGATCCCAATCTGCTGCACCCATTCGGCGGCGCCACCGGAATAGCGGCAATAGTTTTCGCAATAGGCTACGCCTCCTGGATAGTCGGCTACCTCGGTCAGCCCCACATCGTCACCCGCTACATGAGCGTTGAGGACCCGAGGAAGCTCAGGAGACCGGGTATCTTCATCAGCGGCACATGGACCATACTCGTCCTCTGGGGCGCGTTCTTTGCAGGATTCCTGGGCTTCGCGATGTACCACGCCGGAATGCTCCAGGTCAGCGACCCCGAGAAGGTCATCCCCGCCATGGCGGTTGAACTCATGCCGAGCTGGCTGGCAGGTTTCGTCATTGCGGGCATAATCTCAGCGGTCATGAGCACCGCGGACTCCCAGCTCCTCGTCGCGTCCTCGGCCATAGCCAGGGACTTCTACCACAAGGTTCTCGGCAGGGAGCTCGGCAAGAAGCAGATGGTCAACATATCGAGGCTCGTCGTCGCTGGAGTTGCTCTCGTTGGTCTCTGGTTCGCCCTCAGTGGTCCGAAGGTCATCTACCAGATGGTCGCCACCGCATGGGGCGGTCTCGCGGTCGGCTTTGGCCCGATCCTTGTCCTGAGCCTCTGGTGGAAGAGGACGACCAAGGAGGGAGCGATAGTCGGAATGGCCTACGGTCTCATCAGCGAGGTCATCTTCGAGGCCAAGATATACGGCTGGGCGTTCAACCCGGACGCTCCTGGCTTCTTCGGCACCATCGGCGGCTGGTTCAACGGCATACCGGTGTTCTTCATCAACTTCTTCGTGACGTTGATAGTCATTATAACCGTCAGCCTGCTCACAAAGCCGCCTGAGGACGTCGTCAGGCTCCACGAGGAGATATTCAGGAAGGTTTCTATCGAGGGAACCGGTAAGAAGAGCGTCACCGAGACCAGGGCCAAGAGCCAGGTTGAGAACGTCGCCGAGTTCGTCCTCACCAGGGGAATCGTATGA